The genomic DNA ACGTTGTCTTTCTCTGCACAAAGCGTATCTCCAGTAGTCGTATCTTTCAAACCTACAGCTGCAGCGATGTCACCCGCGTATACCATCGGGATTTCTTCACGGCTGTTTGCGTGCATTTGAAGGATACGTCCAAGACGCTCACGTTTGCCTTTTGTTGAGTTTTTAACGTACGATCCTGCCGAAGCTGTACCAGAGTACACACGGAAGAACGTCAATTTACCGACGTAAGGGTCAGTCATAACTTTGAATGCGAGTGCAGAGAATGGTGCTTCGTCCGAAGACTCACGCACGATTTCTTCATCCGTATCCATGTTGATACCTGAGATCGCTTTTACGTCGATTGGTGATGGGAGGTAATCGAGAACTGCGTCAAGCATAAGCTGAACACCTTTGTTCTTGAATGCCGAACCTACGAGTACAGGATAGAAGTCAACTGTCAGAGTTGCTTTACGGATAGCCGCTTTCAACTCGTCGATTGTGATTTCTTCACCCTCGAGGTATTTCATCATCAATTCTTCTTCGTAATCCGCAACTGCTTCGATCAATGATCCACGGAGTTCTTCAGCTTGATCAGCGAGATCAGCTGGGAAACCGTCAGTCACTTCGATATCAGTTCCGAGATCGTTACCGTACATGTATGTTTTCTGTTCGACGAGGTCGATGATTCCTTTGAATTCATCTTCCGCACCAATTGGGATTTGGATCGCGTGTGCGTTTGCTTGAAGGCGATCGCGAAGCGTTCCAACCGAGTACAAGAAGTCTGCACCGATTTTATCCATTTTGTTAACGAAAACGATACGTGGTACGCCGTAAGTTGTAGCTTGGCGCCATACTGTCTCAGTTTGTGGCTCAACACCAGACTGAGCGTCAAGTACTGCTACCGCACCATCAAGTACGCGAAGTGAACGTTCAACCTCAACTGTGAAGTCTACGTGTCCAGGTGTATCGATGATGTTTACGCGGTTACCTTTCCATTGAGCAGTTGTTGCTGCCGATGTAATCGTGATCCCACGCTCTTGCTCTTGCTCCATCCAGTCCATTTGTGAAGCACCTTCGTGCGTTTCACCAATCTTGTGGATACGACCCGTGTAGTACAGGATACGCTCAGTCGTTGTTGTTTTACCAGCATCGATGTGAGCCATGATCCCGATGTTACGAGTGTTCTTAAGGGAGAATTCTCTTGCCATCTTTAAACATTCTCCTTTCGCATTTTAGTTTAGTGGTCGTGTGTTACCACACGTCATGACTATACCCGAAAGCCACCTCATAATTCCATTAAAAATGGCATGCATGAGGTGGTGATTTTCGGAATTACCAGCGGTAGTGAGCAAACGCTTTGTTCGCTT from Exiguobacterium sp. BMC-KP includes the following:
- the fusA gene encoding elongation factor G, whose translation is MAREFSLKNTRNIGIMAHIDAGKTTTTERILYYTGRIHKIGETHEGASQMDWMEQEQERGITITSAATTAQWKGNRVNIIDTPGHVDFTVEVERSLRVLDGAVAVLDAQSGVEPQTETVWRQATTYGVPRIVFVNKMDKIGADFLYSVGTLRDRLQANAHAIQIPIGAEDEFKGIIDLVEQKTYMYGNDLGTDIEVTDGFPADLADQAEELRGSLIEAVADYEEELMMKYLEGEEITIDELKAAIRKATLTVDFYPVLVGSAFKNKGVQLMLDAVLDYLPSPIDVKAISGINMDTDEEIVRESSDEAPFSALAFKVMTDPYVGKLTFFRVYSGTASAGSYVKNSTKGKRERLGRILQMHANSREEIPMVYAGDIAAAVGLKDTTTGDTLCAEKDNVVLESMTFPEPVISVAIEPKTKADQDKMGQALAKLAEEDPTFRTETNPETGQTIISGMGELHLDIIVDRMRREFKVEANVGAPQVAYRETIRQAAKIDSKFARQSGGRGQYGHVVVEFEPNEEGAGFEFNNKIVGGVVPREYIPAVEHGIEEALQNGILAGYPVVDVKASLVFGSYHDVDSNEMAFKVAASMAVKQLKDKSGAVILEPMMKVEIVIPDEYMGDIMGDVTSRRGRVEGMEARGNAQVVRSMIPLSEMFGYATGLRSRTQGRGTYSMHFDHYEEVPKSVAEEIIKKANG